The proteins below are encoded in one region of Elusimicrobiaceae bacterium:
- a CDS encoding MarR family transcriptional regulator → MKTNKPNLRPYGINPEKGRVYENITYVLALVYNLLQTRVEKFLLPHGLSAVQFNLLMLAAYQNNGKGLSQVELAKRLIASASNITKLVEKSVHAGWLTRQTNPQSRRENIICITKKGQELIDKVWPGYDQLVKSLTEKIPAQSRPQMEQILKDWFVALQEEK, encoded by the coding sequence ATGAAAACCAATAAACCGAACTTACGTCCTTACGGTATCAATCCGGAAAAAGGACGTGTGTATGAAAATATTACATATGTGTTGGCGCTGGTTTATAACCTGTTGCAAACGCGCGTGGAAAAATTCCTGCTTCCGCATGGTTTGTCGGCTGTGCAGTTTAATTTGCTGATGCTTGCCGCTTATCAAAATAATGGCAAAGGACTTAGCCAAGTGGAGTTAGCTAAGAGGCTTATTGCATCGGCCAGCAATATTACTAAACTAGTGGAAAAATCAGTTCATGCCGGTTGGCTTACACGCCAAACAAATCCGCAAAGCCGTCGCGAAAATATTATTTGTATCACAAAAAAAGGACAGGAACTCATTGATAAAGTGTGGCCCGGATATGATCAGTTAGTAAAAAGTTTGACAGAAAAAATTCCGGCACAAAGCCGCCCGCAAATGGAACAAATTTTAAAAGATTGGTTTGTGGCACTACAGGAGGAAAAATAA
- a CDS encoding DUF2924 domain-containing protein, giving the protein MQNYTHLTARELRLKRIEIIGRPIPPIGRSLIIKYLLWYEQAKREKISPLGFFHEVAQATKGTDKHPKATLEVGSKLIRSYQGIKYEVEIVANGYLYENNLYKSLNTTF; this is encoded by the coding sequence ATGCAAAACTATACACATTTAACCGCACGGGAATTACGTTTAAAACGGATTGAAATCATAGGCCGGCCTATACCGCCAATCGGGCGAAGTCTAATTATTAAATACCTGTTATGGTATGAACAAGCCAAGCGTGAGAAGATTTCTCCACTTGGCTTTTTTCATGAAGTGGCCCAAGCTACTAAGGGAACAGACAAACATCCCAAAGCTACATTGGAAGTTGGTTCTAAACTAATCCGTTCCTATCAAGGTATCAAATACGAAGTAGAGATTGTTGCTAATGGATATCTATATGAAAATAATCTCTACAAGAGCCTAAACACAACATTTTAA
- the nadE gene encoding NAD(+) synthase produces the protein MKVYNPPTDLHLSTTLAQYLAQIRKERGFCACDYLQEKATLLARYLDKYRLQACVLGVSGGVDSAVALGILKHTAQLPNSPLKHIFALMMPVSNSSGTTHQNEATQRGKELCQKWGLKPYIIDLHDTNQAMRTVVETALQVQATDWAIGQLVSCSRTPIVYYVANLLVQEGKKAVVCGTTNLDEGGYLGFMGKASDCMVDLQLISDLHKSEVYALARHLDVLPSILEAVPSGDMYDARSDETVFGAPYDFVELYLHYLNLPAQEQNRLLNGWDDTTRQQFNTFAANLERLHRYNAHKYMVKSPAVHLDILPSTIKGGWDNSSPNWKEVLYEKNTMGTARDC, from the coding sequence ATGAAAGTATATAATCCGCCCACTGATTTACATTTATCAACTACCCTTGCGCAATACTTAGCACAAATTCGCAAAGAGAGGGGATTTTGTGCTTGCGATTATCTGCAAGAGAAGGCAACATTGTTGGCCCGCTACTTAGACAAATACCGTTTGCAAGCGTGTGTCCTGGGTGTAAGCGGTGGAGTAGATTCGGCGGTGGCGTTAGGGATCTTAAAACATACGGCCCAGCTGCCAAACTCCCCGCTTAAACACATCTTTGCGTTAATGATGCCTGTTTCTAATTCCTCCGGTACTACACACCAAAATGAAGCCACCCAACGAGGGAAGGAACTTTGCCAAAAATGGGGTTTGAAACCGTATATTATTGACTTGCACGATACCAACCAAGCCATGCGAACAGTCGTAGAAACTGCCCTGCAAGTACAAGCTACCGACTGGGCTATCGGACAACTAGTTTCCTGCAGCCGTACCCCGATTGTGTACTATGTTGCTAATCTGTTAGTCCAAGAAGGGAAAAAAGCCGTTGTTTGCGGGACAACCAATCTGGATGAAGGCGGTTATTTGGGATTTATGGGAAAAGCATCCGATTGTATGGTGGACTTGCAGCTAATTTCCGATTTACACAAATCTGAAGTATATGCGTTGGCTAGGCACTTGGACGTATTACCTAGTATTTTAGAAGCGGTGCCTAGTGGGGATATGTACGATGCCCGAAGTGATGAAACCGTATTCGGGGCTCCTTATGATTTCGTAGAGCTGTATTTGCATTATTTGAATTTACCCGCACAAGAACAAAACCGACTCTTAAACGGCTGGGACGATACAACGCGCCAACAATTTAACACCTTTGCGGCTAATTTAGAACGGCTCCACCGCTACAATGCCCATAAATACATGGTAAAATCTCCGGCAGTACATTTGGATATACTGCCTAGCACCATCAAAGGCGGTTGGGATAATTCCAGCCCGAATTGGAAAGAGGTTTTGTATGAAAAAAACACTATGGGAACAGCTCGGGATTGCTAA
- a CDS encoding radical SAM protein: MQCKMLSVIVGNSACVAACPYCVSGEAPNAKNTQTPTVNWRNFRIACKAADRYGVDTVMLTSRGEPTLFPQQITDYLEHLQPFPFPFVELQTNGIPLSRNPKKYTPFLKKWYELGLTVITLSVVSHLPSKNQPIYAPNGQYIDLPALIHFLHSFGFTLRLTCVLCKGITYTPAQVREFIRFAKQNQVEQVTLRPVNDEFRRPSAKQWIIKHRLSPRDKQAITRMLEKEGHRLLELGRIGTVYDVEEQNVCFCVPLNKYTIETDPNQIRQLIFFQDGHLRYEWEMPGGNLL, encoded by the coding sequence ATGCAATGCAAAATGTTAAGTGTAATCGTTGGCAACAGTGCGTGTGTGGCTGCGTGTCCGTACTGCGTGTCCGGAGAAGCTCCAAATGCCAAAAACACCCAAACGCCCACCGTCAATTGGCGCAACTTTCGTATTGCATGCAAAGCGGCGGATCGGTACGGCGTAGATACTGTAATGCTTACAAGCCGCGGCGAACCCACTTTGTTTCCGCAACAAATTACCGACTACTTAGAACATCTGCAACCGTTTCCCTTTCCGTTTGTGGAATTGCAAACAAACGGCATCCCCTTGTCACGTAATCCTAAAAAATATACTCCGTTTTTGAAGAAGTGGTATGAGTTGGGATTGACTGTAATTACACTGTCAGTGGTAAGTCATTTGCCTTCTAAAAATCAACCGATTTACGCCCCGAACGGCCAATATATTGACTTGCCTGCTTTGATTCATTTTTTACATTCGTTTGGTTTTACCCTGCGTCTAACCTGCGTACTATGCAAAGGCATTACTTACACACCTGCCCAAGTGAGAGAGTTTATTCGATTTGCAAAACAAAACCAGGTTGAGCAAGTGACGCTTCGCCCTGTAAATGACGAATTTAGAAGACCTTCTGCCAAACAATGGATCATAAAGCACCGTTTATCCCCGCGAGATAAACAAGCTATTACCCGTATGTTAGAAAAAGAAGGGCACCGTTTATTGGAACTGGGCCGAATTGGTACCGTGTATGACGTAGAAGAGCAAAACGTGTGTTTCTGTGTACCACTTAATAAATACACCATTGAAACAGATCCGAACCAAATTCGCCAGCTGATTTTCTTTCAAGATGGGCATCTGCGTTATGAATGGGAAATGCCCGGAGGAAACTTGTTATGA